The following are encoded together in the Saliniramus fredricksonii genome:
- the fabI gene encoding enoyl-ACP reductase FabI: protein MADNTAETASTGILAGKRGLIMGVANNRSIAWGIARAARQQGAELAFTYQGDALKKRVGPLAEQLDAILVGHCDVTDGASIDAVFAEVERAWGKLDFIVHCIAFSDKDELTGRYIETSEENFNRSLNISCYSFTAVAQRAEKLMRDGGSMLTLTYYGAEKWMPHYNVMGVAKAALEASVRYLAADLGPDNIRVNAISAGPIKTLAASGIGDFRYILKWNEYNAPLRRTVTIEEVGETAAFLLSDLSRGVTGEVLHVDAGYHVVGMKNPEAPDMSLDKD from the coding sequence ATGGCGGACAACACGGCGGAGACGGCATCGACCGGTATTCTCGCAGGCAAGCGTGGCCTCATCATGGGTGTGGCCAATAACCGGTCGATCGCCTGGGGGATTGCCCGTGCGGCCCGCCAGCAGGGCGCGGAACTCGCCTTCACCTATCAGGGCGACGCCCTGAAGAAGCGCGTCGGCCCGCTGGCCGAGCAGCTCGACGCCATTCTCGTCGGCCATTGCGACGTCACGGACGGTGCGAGCATCGATGCGGTCTTCGCCGAGGTCGAACGGGCCTGGGGCAAACTCGATTTCATCGTCCATTGCATCGCCTTCTCGGACAAGGACGAGTTGACCGGTCGTTACATCGAGACGAGCGAGGAAAATTTCAACAGGTCGCTCAATATCTCCTGCTATTCCTTCACCGCCGTGGCCCAGCGGGCCGAAAAGCTGATGCGTGACGGCGGCTCGATGCTGACGCTGACCTATTACGGTGCGGAAAAGTGGATGCCGCATTACAATGTCATGGGTGTCGCAAAGGCGGCTCTGGAGGCCTCGGTGCGCTATCTCGCCGCCGATCTTGGCCCCGACAACATCCGTGTGAACGCGATTTCCGCCGGCCCGATCAAGACGCTCGCGGCCTCGGGCATCGGCGATTTCCGCTACATCCTCAAATGGAACGAGTACAACGCACCCCTGCGCCGGACCGTCACGATCGAGGAAGTCGGTGAGACGGCGGCTTTCCTGCTCTCCGATCTTTCGCGCGGCGTCACCGGCGAAGTGCTCCATGTCGATGCCGGCTATCACGTCGTGGGCATGAAGAATCCGGAAGCCCCCGACATGTCCCTCGACAAGGATTGA
- a CDS encoding DUF1244 domain-containing protein, translated as MKNLDEETRVALEAAAFRRLVSHLRNRTDVQNIDMMNLTGFCRNCLSNWLKDAADERGLGISKDDSREYVYGMPYEDWKAQHQAPASADQQAAFEAGKPSH; from the coding sequence ATGAAGAACCTCGACGAAGAAACCCGCGTCGCGCTCGAAGCCGCAGCCTTTCGCAGGCTGGTTTCCCATCTGCGCAACCGCACCGATGTCCAGAATATCGACATGATGAATCTCACCGGCTTCTGCCGCAATTGCCTGTCGAACTGGCTCAAGGATGCCGCCGATGAGCGCGGTCTCGGCATCAGCAAGGATGACAGCCGCGAATACGTCTACGGCATGCCTTACGAGGATTGGAAGGCGCAGCATCAGGCGCCCGCCAGCGCCGACCAGCAGGCCGCGTTCGAAGCCGGCAAGCCGTCCCATTGA
- a CDS encoding DUF2312 domain-containing protein yields the protein MAADIADSGVAADELRQFVERIERLEEEKAGIASDIKDVYAELKGRGFDTKAVRQIVRLRKQDHSERQEQEAVLELYMQALGMA from the coding sequence ATGGCTGCGGATATTGCGGATTCCGGCGTTGCTGCCGACGAGTTGCGTCAGTTCGTCGAGCGCATCGAGCGTCTCGAAGAGGAAAAGGCCGGCATTGCCAGCGACATCAAGGATGTCTATGCCGAGCTCAAGGGGCGTGGTTTCGACACCAAGGCGGTCCGCCAGATCGTGCGGCTGCGCAAGCAGGACCATTCCGAGCGCCAGGAGCAGGAAGCAGTGCTCGAGCTCTACATGCAGGCGCTGGGGATGGCGTGA
- a CDS encoding acyltransferase domain-containing protein, which translates to MTARPVIFCFSGQGAQYRHMARDLMAEDAVFRHWMEEGEALVRARFGFSVLGEIHDPDHPPGAPFERLEATHPALFMVQYAAAKAMMARGLHPDLMLGVSLGEFVAMALSGVIGFEEALIRIARQPALLHERCARGGLISVLAGDGLWHDDAYLAAHSHLAGRGSGQNCVLAAAHAAIDPVCAHLAARGVTAVVLPVPYGFHSPLIDPAASACRAMFAEITPRRGTIPCLSACFGDVLDPDAPDLLWRIVRERMDVVRVCGAAQLAEGANYVDLSPSGALAALIRQNTPPGPARRIAITLSPMGGNAGRFDAVARRFVRSG; encoded by the coding sequence ATGACAGCGCGGCCCGTGATCTTCTGCTTCTCCGGGCAGGGCGCGCAATACCGGCACATGGCGCGTGACCTGATGGCGGAGGACGCCGTCTTCCGACATTGGATGGAGGAGGGCGAGGCGCTGGTGCGCGCGCGGTTCGGTTTCTCGGTTCTGGGCGAGATCCATGATCCCGATCATCCGCCCGGCGCGCCGTTCGAGCGGCTGGAAGCGACACATCCGGCGCTGTTCATGGTGCAATATGCCGCAGCAAAGGCGATGATGGCGCGCGGGCTTCATCCCGATCTCATGCTTGGCGTGTCGCTCGGCGAATTCGTCGCCATGGCGTTGTCCGGCGTGATTGGCTTCGAGGAAGCGCTCATCCGCATCGCCCGGCAGCCCGCGCTCCTGCATGAGCGCTGCGCGCGGGGCGGGCTGATCTCGGTTCTCGCAGGGGATGGGCTATGGCACGACGACGCGTATCTTGCGGCGCATAGCCATCTCGCGGGGCGCGGCTCGGGACAGAATTGCGTGCTGGCGGCTGCGCACGCGGCCATCGACCCCGTCTGCGCGCACCTCGCGGCACGGGGCGTGACTGCGGTCGTGCTGCCGGTGCCTTACGGATTTCATTCGCCGCTGATCGATCCGGCGGCGTCCGCCTGCCGGGCGATGTTTGCCGAGATTACCCCGCGCAGGGGCACCATTCCCTGCCTGTCGGCCTGCTTCGGTGACGTTCTCGACCCGGATGCGCCGGATCTGCTCTGGCGCATCGTGCGTGAGCGGATGGATGTGGTGCGCGTCTGCGGTGCCGCTCAACTCGCCGAGGGGGCGAATTACGTCGATCTCTCGCCATCGGGCGCGCTGGCCGCGCTGATTCGCCAGAACACGCCGCCGGGCCCGGCGCGCCGCATCGCGATCACGCTCTCGCCGATGGGCGGCAATGCGGGGCGATTCGATGCCGTGGCGCGGCGATTCGTGCGATCGGGCTGA
- a CDS encoding acyl-CoA dehydrogenase family protein encodes MDFALSDEEIMIRDAARRIAAERLAPAAERLDRGEGREALLANLGLLAENGFAALNVKAEYGGSEAGTVAFALAIEELGHACASTAVSTSVTNMVGEVIQAVGSPAQKSAYLPRLADGTYKAGSFCLTESGAGSDPSRMKTRARREGNGWRLDGEKIYISSAEYAGLFVVWAVTEPDARPGKGISCFLVEAGAPGLVIGKAEKKMGQHGSPTNVVHLDDCRIPAENIMGAENDGFRVAVAELAGGRIGVAALSLGIARAAMDAAKAYVKERKQFGQAIAEMQGPQWMIADREVDLEASRLLILNAAARKDRGEPFAKEASMAKLFASEAAHRCTDTAIQLFGGAGYCADYPVERYARDARITRIYEGTSEIQRLIIARETLKAVA; translated from the coding sequence ATGGATTTCGCACTGTCGGACGAAGAGATCATGATCCGTGATGCGGCACGGCGCATCGCGGCGGAGCGCCTCGCGCCCGCCGCCGAACGGCTCGATCGCGGGGAGGGGCGCGAGGCGCTTTTGGCCAATCTCGGGCTTCTGGCCGAGAACGGCTTCGCCGCGCTCAACGTCAAGGCGGAGTATGGTGGTAGCGAAGCCGGCACCGTCGCTTTCGCGCTCGCCATCGAGGAGCTCGGCCATGCCTGCGCGTCGACGGCGGTCTCGACTTCGGTGACCAACATGGTGGGGGAGGTGATCCAGGCCGTGGGCTCGCCCGCGCAGAAGAGCGCCTATCTGCCGCGCCTCGCCGACGGGACCTACAAGGCGGGCTCGTTCTGCCTCACCGAGAGCGGCGCCGGTTCCGATCCGTCCCGCATGAAGACGCGCGCGCGCCGCGAGGGCAATGGCTGGCGCCTTGACGGGGAAAAGATCTACATCTCCTCCGCCGAATATGCCGGGCTCTTTGTGGTCTGGGCCGTGACGGAGCCGGATGCGCGCCCGGGCAAGGGCATCTCCTGCTTCCTTGTCGAGGCGGGCGCGCCCGGTCTCGTCATCGGCAAGGCGGAAAAGAAGATGGGCCAGCACGGCTCGCCCACCAATGTGGTGCATCTCGATGATTGCCGCATTCCCGCCGAGAATATCATGGGCGCGGAGAATGACGGGTTTCGCGTGGCCGTGGCCGAGCTCGCCGGCGGGCGTATCGGCGTCGCCGCGCTCTCGCTCGGCATTGCCCGCGCCGCGATGGATGCGGCCAAGGCCTATGTGAAGGAACGCAAGCAGTTCGGCCAGGCCATTGCCGAGATGCAGGGCCCGCAATGGATGATCGCTGACCGCGAGGTTGATCTCGAGGCCTCGCGGCTGCTCATCCTCAACGCGGCGGCGCGCAAGGATCGCGGCGAACCCTTCGCCAAGGAGGCCTCGATGGCCAAGCTCTTCGCCTCCGAAGCCGCGCATCGCTGCACGGATACCGCGATCCAGCTCTTCGGCGGGGCCGGCTATTGCGCCGATTATCCGGTGGAGCGCTATGCCCGCGATGCGCGCATCACCCGGATCTACGAGGGCACCTCCGAGATCCAGCGCCTGATCATCGCCCGTGAGACACTGAAGGCGGTGGCGTGA
- a CDS encoding NYN domain-containing protein, producing MADDETVVRVNFYTAYVSGRVDADAVGKQQAYLAALKTVPEIHIESGNFVISDRWVRLVHPPAARPDGCPWPEPHPHFVKASIPQEKGSDVKLGVHLVRDSFQDAYDVAYVLTNDSDLEEPIRIAAQELEKRVVIVPPILPRSPQAPVPAPSLRRVARGVCFIQDEDLREAQFPDEVVREGRSTLMRPPGWSSTRYDD from the coding sequence GTGGCCGATGACGAAACGGTCGTGCGCGTCAATTTCTACACCGCTTATGTCTCCGGACGCGTCGACGCTGATGCAGTTGGCAAGCAGCAGGCCTATCTCGCGGCATTGAAGACGGTGCCGGAGATTCATATCGAGTCCGGAAATTTCGTTATCAGCGATCGCTGGGTGAGGCTCGTGCACCCACCGGCAGCGCGTCCGGATGGCTGTCCATGGCCTGAACCGCATCCTCATTTTGTCAAGGCCAGTATTCCGCAAGAGAAAGGCAGCGACGTCAAACTTGGTGTTCATCTCGTGCGCGATTCGTTTCAGGATGCTTACGATGTTGCTTACGTGCTGACGAATGACAGTGATCTGGAGGAACCGATTCGTATTGCCGCACAGGAACTCGAAAAACGAGTTGTGATCGTGCCGCCAATCTTGCCCCGCAGTCCGCAGGCTCCAGTGCCCGCGCCGTCCTTGCGGCGGGTGGCCAGGGGCGTCTGTTTCATTCAGGACGAAGATCTGCGAGAGGCGCAATTCCCTGACGAGGTTGTACGTGAGGGCAGGAGTACGCTGATGCGCCCACCCGGCTGGAGCTCGACGCGTTACGACGATTGA
- a CDS encoding AAA family ATPase — MRFEGTKDYVATEDLKVAVNAAIVLERPLLVKGEPGTGKTVLAEEIARAVGAPLLTWHVKSTTRAQQGLYEYDAVSRLRDSQLGDPRVSDVANYIRRGKLWESFVAPQRPVLLIDEIDKADIEFPNDLLLELDRMEFFVYETGETVRAQNRPIVVITSNNEKELPDAFLRRCFFHYIKFPDDATMAKIIDVHFPGIKKRLVEEALRVFFATRDVPGLKKKPSTSELLDWLKLLLSEDIAPETLRETNSRKLIPPLHGALLKNEQDVALFEKLAFMSRRG; from the coding sequence ATGCGTTTCGAGGGAACGAAGGATTATGTCGCGACCGAGGATCTCAAGGTCGCCGTCAATGCGGCGATCGTGCTGGAGCGCCCGCTTCTGGTGAAGGGCGAGCCCGGCACCGGCAAGACGGTGCTGGCCGAGGAGATCGCGCGCGCCGTGGGCGCGCCGCTCCTGACCTGGCACGTGAAATCGACCACCAGGGCGCAGCAGGGGCTGTATGAATACGACGCGGTCTCGCGCCTGCGCGACAGCCAGCTCGGCGATCCCCGCGTCAGCGATGTGGCCAACTATATCCGGCGCGGCAAGCTCTGGGAATCCTTCGTCGCCCCGCAGCGCCCGGTGCTTTTGATCGATGAGATCGACAAGGCGGATATCGAATTCCCCAACGATCTCCTGCTCGAACTCGACCGGATGGAGTTCTTCGTCTACGAGACCGGCGAGACGGTGCGCGCGCAAAACCGCCCGATCGTGGTGATCACCTCCAATAACGAGAAGGAACTGCCCGACGCCTTCCTGCGGCGCTGTTTCTTCCATTATATCAAATTCCCCGACGACGCGACGATGGCAAAGATCATCGACGTGCATTTCCCCGGCATCAAGAAACGCCTCGTCGAGGAGGCCCTGCGCGTCTTCTTCGCGACCCGCGACGTGCCCGGCCTGAAGAAGAAACCCTCGACTTCGGAACTGCTCGACTGGCTCAAGCTGCTGCTCTCGGAAGACATCGCCCCCGAGACCCTGCGCGAAACCAATTCCCGCAAACTGATCCCGCCGCTGCACGGCGCGCTCCTCAAGAATGAGCAGGACGTGGCGCTGTTCGAAAAACTCGCCTTCATGAGCCGGCGGGGGTGA
- a CDS encoding molybdopterin-containing oxidoreductase family protein — translation MNAPTRIERRSSTCPHDCPSACALEVEVIDGTSIGKVTGDAEQSYTAGVICAKVARYAERIHHPERLTQPLRRVGPKGSGEFAPISWDEALDITAKAFREAEEAHGAEAVWPYYYAGTMGLVMRDGINRLRNVRKYSGQYNTICTTMAWTGFIAGTGILAGPDPREMAKSDVVVIWGTNAVHTQVNVMTHAMRARKERGAKIVVIDIYDNATMKQADLKLVLKPGTDAALACAVMHVLFRDGHADRDYMARHADCPDELEAHLKSRDPAWASAITGLPVEDIEAFARLVGENKRTFLRLGYGFSRQRNGAIAMHAASCIATVAGHWPYEGGGAFHNNGAIYHWRKSVIEGLDALDMKVRKLDQSQIGRVLTNDPEALRHGPPVKAMLVQNTNPVSVAPEQELVKQGFAREDLFVCVHEQFMTETARYADIVLPATMFMEHDDLYQGGGHQYIQLGMKLIDPPGQCRSNHEVICALAERLGAKHEGFTLTPRELIERTLADSGWGSLADLEAGKFIDAQPSFERAHFINGFGYRDGKFRFRPDWPKVPAANAGPMGPIDAVPGLPDHWEVLEEANAEYPFRLATSPARHFLNSSFTETPGSLKREGHPDVMIHPEDAAQQGIEDGSWVRLENGRGAVMLRARHFAGLRRGVLIAESIWPNAAYPDGRGINTLTGADATAPFGGAAFHDNHVAITPIAAPADAAAGA, via the coding sequence ATGAACGCGCCCACCCGCATCGAGCGCCGCTCCTCCACTTGCCCGCATGATTGCCCCTCTGCCTGCGCGCTGGAAGTCGAGGTCATCGACGGCACCAGCATCGGCAAGGTGACGGGCGATGCCGAGCAGAGCTACACGGCTGGGGTGATCTGCGCCAAGGTCGCGCGCTATGCCGAGCGAATCCATCACCCGGAGCGGCTGACGCAGCCCTTGCGCCGTGTCGGTCCCAAGGGCTCGGGCGAATTCGCGCCGATCTCCTGGGACGAGGCTCTCGATATCACCGCGAAGGCCTTCCGCGAAGCGGAAGAGGCGCATGGGGCGGAGGCGGTCTGGCCGTATTACTATGCCGGCACGATGGGCCTTGTCATGCGCGACGGCATCAACCGGCTGCGCAATGTCAGGAAATATTCCGGCCAGTATAATACCATCTGCACGACCATGGCCTGGACCGGCTTCATCGCCGGAACCGGCATCCTCGCCGGGCCCGATCCGCGCGAGATGGCGAAATCGGATGTGGTGGTGATCTGGGGCACGAATGCCGTGCATACCCAGGTCAATGTGATGACCCATGCCATGCGCGCCCGCAAGGAGCGCGGGGCGAAGATCGTCGTCATCGACATCTACGACAATGCGACGATGAAGCAGGCCGATCTCAAGCTCGTGCTCAAGCCCGGCACCGATGCGGCCCTGGCCTGCGCAGTGATGCATGTACTCTTCCGCGACGGCCATGCCGATCGCGATTACATGGCGCGCCACGCCGATTGTCCCGACGAGCTGGAGGCGCATCTGAAGAGCCGCGATCCCGCCTGGGCCTCGGCGATCACGGGATTGCCCGTGGAGGATATCGAGGCCTTTGCCAGGCTCGTCGGCGAGAACAAGCGCACATTCCTGCGTCTCGGCTATGGTTTCTCACGCCAGCGCAACGGCGCCATCGCCATGCATGCCGCGAGCTGCATCGCCACGGTGGCCGGGCACTGGCCATATGAGGGTGGCGGCGCCTTCCACAATAACGGCGCGATCTATCATTGGCGCAAATCCGTGATCGAGGGGCTCGACGCGCTCGACATGAAGGTGCGCAAGCTCGACCAGTCGCAGATCGGGCGCGTGCTCACCAACGACCCGGAAGCCCTGCGCCACGGCCCGCCGGTCAAGGCGATGCTGGTGCAGAATACCAACCCGGTCTCCGTCGCGCCCGAGCAGGAACTGGTGAAGCAGGGTTTTGCGCGCGAGGATCTGTTCGTCTGCGTACACGAGCAATTCATGACCGAAACGGCGCGCTACGCCGATATCGTGTTGCCCGCCACCATGTTCATGGAGCATGACGATCTCTATCAGGGCGGCGGCCACCAATATATCCAGCTCGGCATGAAGCTGATCGATCCGCCGGGCCAGTGCCGCTCCAATCACGAGGTGATCTGCGCCCTGGCCGAGCGGCTGGGTGCCAAACATGAGGGCTTCACGCTGACGCCGCGGGAGCTGATCGAACGCACGCTCGCCGATTCCGGCTGGGGGAGCCTCGCGGATCTCGAGGCCGGGAAGTTCATCGACGCCCAGCCCTCCTTCGAGCGGGCGCATTTCATCAACGGCTTCGGCTATCGCGACGGGAAGTTCCGCTTCAGGCCCGACTGGCCGAAAGTGCCTGCGGCCAATGCCGGGCCCATGGGGCCGATCGACGCCGTGCCCGGCCTGCCGGATCACTGGGAGGTGCTGGAGGAGGCGAATGCGGAATACCCGTTCCGCCTCGCCACCAGCCCCGCGCGGCATTTCCTCAATTCCAGCTTCACCGAGACACCGGGCTCGCTCAAGCGCGAGGGTCATCCCGACGTGATGATCCACCCGGAGGATGCTGCGCAGCAGGGCATCGAGGACGGGAGCTGGGTGCGGCTGGAGAACGGGCGTGGCGCGGTGATGCTGCGCGCGCGTCATTTCGCCGGTCTGCGCCGGGGCGTGCTCATCGCCGAATCGATCTGGCCGAACGCGGCCTATCCGGACGGTCGCGGCATCAATACCCTTACCGGCGCGGATGCGACGGCTCCGTTCGGCGGCGCTGCCTTCCACGACAATCATGTGGCGATCACGCCGATCGCGGCCCCGGCTGACGCAGCCGCCGGCGCCTGA
- the ppx gene encoding exopolyphosphatase: MRDEAPGRLKVGRPVGIIDIGSNSVRLVVYEGLTRAPTPIYNEKVLCGLGRNVASTGRLDEEAVARALRALARFKALCATIKVGKVHVLATAAARDAQNGPDFLAEAEGILGQEIELLSGAREAELSALGVISGFHEPDGIVGDLGGGSLELIDIKGARATPGVSLKIGGLALQDMSGGSLKKARKLVQTALQRAAPLSSLTGRPFYAVGGTWRALAQAHMALRNYPLRVMHDYRIAPDDALAFLAELQASDDDALKAIEGVSSARRPLMKIGAVILEEIIHAGQPSAIVASALGVREGVLYERLDDELKGADPLITAAADFNLLRARSPGHGVELISWTGHLLETLKLAETPAEQRLRHAACLLADIGWRAHPDYRGEQSLNIIANAALVGIDHPGRAYLALSSFFRHEGLSIDKASPQLKSLATPRLIDLARILAGAFRVAYPISVAMEGVLPKTALFARGDRIVLGLPDDMAPLAGERLHGRMRQLGKLLGREPRIEAG, from the coding sequence ATGCGCGACGAGGCTCCCGGTCGGCTCAAGGTCGGGCGTCCGGTCGGCATCATCGATATCGGTTCGAATTCGGTGCGCCTCGTGGTTTATGAGGGGCTGACCCGCGCGCCGACACCAATATACAACGAGAAAGTGCTCTGTGGCCTGGGTCGTAATGTGGCTTCAACCGGAAGGCTCGACGAGGAAGCGGTGGCGCGCGCGCTCCGCGCGCTGGCCCGGTTCAAGGCTTTATGCGCCACGATCAAGGTCGGCAAGGTGCATGTGCTTGCCACCGCCGCTGCCCGCGATGCGCAGAACGGTCCCGATTTCCTGGCCGAGGCCGAGGGCATTCTCGGGCAGGAAATTGAACTCCTCTCCGGCGCCCGCGAGGCCGAACTCTCGGCGCTTGGCGTGATTTCCGGCTTTCACGAGCCGGACGGGATCGTGGGTGATCTTGGCGGCGGTTCGCTCGAACTCATCGACATCAAGGGCGCGCGCGCCACCCCCGGTGTCAGCCTCAAGATCGGCGGGCTCGCCCTGCAGGACATGTCCGGCGGTTCGCTCAAGAAGGCGCGCAAGCTGGTCCAGACGGCCCTGCAGCGCGCTGCGCCGCTCTCATCCCTGACCGGGCGCCCCTTCTATGCCGTCGGCGGCACCTGGCGTGCCCTCGCCCAGGCACATATGGCGCTGCGAAACTATCCGCTGCGGGTGATGCATGATTACCGCATCGCCCCCGATGACGCGCTCGCCTTTCTTGCCGAATTGCAGGCGAGCGACGACGATGCGCTCAAGGCGATCGAAGGCGTCTCCTCGGCGCGGCGGCCGCTGATGAAGATCGGCGCCGTGATTCTCGAAGAGATCATCCACGCCGGGCAGCCTTCGGCCATCGTCGCTTCGGCGCTCGGCGTGCGCGAAGGCGTGCTCTATGAGCGGCTCGATGACGAGTTGAAGGGCGCCGATCCGCTGATCACGGCCGCGGCGGATTTCAATCTCCTGCGCGCTCGCTCGCCTGGCCATGGCGTCGAGCTGATCTCCTGGACTGGCCATCTTTTAGAGACGCTGAAACTGGCCGAGACACCCGCAGAACAGCGCCTGCGCCACGCCGCCTGCCTGCTCGCCGATATCGGCTGGCGCGCGCATCCCGATTATCGCGGCGAGCAGAGCCTCAATATCATCGCCAATGCGGCTCTTGTGGGAATCGACCATCCGGGCCGCGCCTATCTCGCCCTGTCGAGCTTCTTCCGCCACGAGGGCCTGTCCATCGACAAGGCGAGCCCGCAGCTGAAAAGCCTCGCAACGCCGCGCCTGATCGATCTCGCGCGCATCCTCGCCGGAGCCTTCCGCGTCGCGTATCCGATCTCGGTGGCGATGGAAGGCGTCCTGCCCAAGACAGCTTTGTTCGCACGCGGCGACCGCATCGTGCTCGGCCTGCCCGATGACATGGCGCCGCTGGCCGGTGAGCGGCTGCACGGACGCATGCGCCAGCTCGGCAAGTTGCTGGGACGCGAACCGCGCATCGAGGCCGGCTGA